The Lentisphaera araneosa HTCC2155 genome has a segment encoding these proteins:
- a CDS encoding PQQ-binding-like beta-propeller repeat protein, translated as MKAYQYIVMITLCLFSIQVMATPSENYGFNALSAGGKLEIDGKSDDWDLSQTIFICNDVHLYAETYAMRFGAKYDEKYLYLLGYWYDKTPMNNPGQVSADHGWYGDSLQIRIMTGEGKERKITHVTAWRGVGGGDIVTFQYGNLGVKGKKLVIKNAKLNGVKQGFTVRNDGSGYIQELAIPWELITKDKQALVKGDKLRLAAEANFTLDNGGRLTIKGNWDPNSPIDRIFTYRDPRPWGYVTLADKAVSKPLDVRLSDGRIFPTIMNGKEPSIDWTGLKKEVKGDGFKNIAVNAPEDGYLSTIIKDKDGKIVRHLANNQKVKKGKNVLNWDVLSTPNFETLGMPIQPGAYTVHSLWHPEYEIMWRGWAGSSAQTPWENGPKTNWGADHGSPTAIATGDKGVFLGWFKSESGRALVATDFDGKVMWRKKFGGMSSVKGLATAGDTLFVLGGPSRGKSANGASVYKIDQATGLYKTWKGSPEAELAINKMSDVAELQEATAIAAFADRFYLSFSQANKIRAYDSKSGKQLAEFDVPKPAQISCDPQGNLYVLSGGDYTLDPNGYNGIHEPKVVESQSIYKLDTATKKATRLAFAGLKNACGIYVDKAGEVYIGIREPANQVYVYNAKGKLLKKIGKAGGRPLTGPWDQNGMRFVSGVAVDKNNQLWVCEADNHPLRFSRWDVKTGAFSKEFFGAANYGAIGAAINPVDPNKMMGNSAEWELDPKTQTFKCLGVITRKNTDNSVAFKASNGRVYFISATEWRAGDVDIFERISNGDFVKRASFTYEGKRRFGKKKKLDDSIPKKTHYWADQNGDGEKQDNEVTTVDEILHFNPWNLHVWSDFTFYSAEKAFPVKGFTKCNAPIFEINNPEIMPVAGVGSINSDVMLSYSRKDWGKYNSWYTAYDRKTGEELWKYPNTFVGVQGSHKGPAFPQTGLIRGSYGPLSSVKLPEPIDNAWVFTTNVGEWHVLTEEGFYLTHLFNGDYLNWKWPEKPEYGASMNGAPSGGGGEDFGGYVQVTEDGKVYAQSGHTAFWSLELKGFDKTKRLAVTSVKVTTEDFQKAADLTMKMAKEKDEPSIYKIKKHTPDAYFANLNADFKGQEQIKFKKTTHTHVRVVASYDDKNLYVGWQVKDKTPWINGAEEAQYMYGRGDTVDLQIQAADYKGKKAYQRLSIGNLKGKDMAVLYREKSAEKKPMSFSSGVITDFPVDYVAVEPSVKVQSTIRGENYWVQASIPWSVLGIKPKAGDKLAVDFGVTYGDAKGTDTVLRNYWSNKSTGLVNDEVFELKLDPKNWGELNVQ; from the coding sequence ATGAAGGCTTATCAATATATAGTCATGATCACCTTGTGTCTTTTTTCGATACAAGTTATGGCAACACCAAGTGAAAATTATGGTTTTAATGCCTTGTCAGCCGGTGGCAAGCTTGAGATCGATGGTAAAAGCGATGATTGGGATCTATCCCAAACCATCTTTATCTGTAACGACGTACATTTATATGCCGAAACCTACGCCATGCGTTTCGGTGCAAAGTATGATGAAAAGTATCTGTATCTTCTCGGCTACTGGTATGACAAGACTCCCATGAATAATCCTGGACAAGTGAGTGCAGATCATGGCTGGTATGGTGATTCTCTACAAATTCGTATCATGACAGGGGAAGGTAAAGAGAGAAAAATTACCCATGTAACAGCTTGGCGTGGTGTTGGGGGCGGTGATATCGTGACCTTTCAATACGGTAATCTTGGTGTAAAAGGAAAAAAGCTTGTAATAAAAAATGCCAAATTAAATGGTGTAAAGCAGGGCTTTACTGTACGTAATGATGGTTCTGGTTATATCCAAGAGCTGGCGATTCCCTGGGAATTGATTACCAAGGACAAACAGGCGCTTGTTAAAGGCGATAAACTCAGACTCGCTGCAGAAGCCAACTTTACTTTAGATAATGGTGGACGCCTTACTATCAAGGGAAACTGGGACCCAAATTCACCCATCGATCGCATATTTACTTATAGAGACCCTCGTCCTTGGGGTTATGTCACTCTAGCTGATAAAGCTGTTTCCAAGCCTTTGGACGTTCGCTTGAGTGACGGCAGAATTTTTCCAACGATTATGAATGGTAAGGAACCAAGTATTGATTGGACGGGGCTAAAGAAGGAAGTGAAGGGTGATGGGTTTAAAAATATTGCAGTAAACGCCCCTGAAGATGGTTACCTATCAACAATCATTAAAGACAAAGACGGAAAGATCGTTCGTCATTTAGCCAATAATCAGAAGGTCAAAAAAGGTAAGAATGTTCTTAACTGGGATGTTTTGTCAACACCAAATTTTGAGACATTAGGCATGCCTATTCAACCGGGTGCATATACTGTTCATAGCTTATGGCACCCAGAGTATGAGATTATGTGGCGTGGTTGGGCAGGTTCCTCTGCACAAACACCATGGGAAAATGGTCCAAAAACAAATTGGGGAGCAGACCACGGTTCTCCAACAGCCATTGCGACTGGTGATAAAGGCGTATTTCTTGGTTGGTTTAAGTCGGAGTCCGGCAGAGCGTTGGTGGCTACGGATTTTGATGGAAAGGTGATGTGGCGCAAAAAGTTCGGCGGCATGAGTTCAGTCAAAGGTTTGGCGACTGCGGGAGATACGCTCTTTGTATTGGGTGGTCCTTCCCGTGGCAAAAGTGCTAATGGTGCATCGGTGTACAAAATAGATCAGGCAACAGGCCTCTACAAAACATGGAAAGGTTCACCGGAAGCTGAGTTGGCAATCAACAAGATGAGTGATGTCGCAGAGCTGCAAGAAGCAACAGCCATTGCAGCTTTTGCGGATCGTTTTTATCTGAGCTTTAGTCAGGCAAATAAAATACGAGCATACGATAGTAAATCGGGTAAACAACTTGCGGAATTTGATGTTCCTAAGCCAGCGCAGATCAGTTGTGACCCACAGGGTAATCTGTACGTTCTAAGTGGTGGCGATTATACCCTTGATCCCAATGGCTATAATGGCATTCATGAACCAAAAGTCGTAGAAAGTCAATCAATTTATAAGCTTGATACAGCAACAAAAAAAGCAACAAGACTTGCCTTTGCTGGGCTTAAAAATGCTTGCGGTATTTATGTGGATAAAGCAGGTGAAGTATACATTGGCATACGCGAACCAGCCAACCAGGTCTATGTCTACAATGCTAAGGGAAAACTCCTCAAGAAAATTGGTAAAGCAGGTGGACGTCCTCTAACTGGGCCATGGGATCAAAATGGAATGCGCTTTGTATCTGGCGTTGCTGTTGATAAAAATAATCAGCTTTGGGTTTGTGAAGCGGACAATCACCCTCTACGTTTTAGTCGCTGGGATGTCAAGACAGGTGCATTTTCTAAAGAATTCTTTGGTGCGGCCAATTACGGAGCTATTGGTGCAGCCATTAACCCGGTCGATCCTAATAAGATGATGGGTAATAGCGCGGAATGGGAGCTTGACCCTAAAACACAGACCTTTAAATGCCTCGGGGTGATTACTCGTAAAAACACCGATAACTCGGTTGCATTTAAAGCATCCAATGGTCGCGTCTACTTTATTTCAGCAACAGAATGGCGTGCCGGTGATGTGGATATTTTTGAACGCATTAGCAATGGTGACTTTGTTAAACGAGCTAGCTTTACTTACGAAGGGAAAAGACGCTTTGGGAAAAAGAAGAAATTAGACGATTCGATACCTAAAAAGACCCACTACTGGGCGGACCAAAACGGTGATGGTGAAAAGCAGGACAATGAAGTAACGACGGTTGATGAAATCTTACACTTTAACCCTTGGAACCTTCACGTGTGGAGTGATTTTACTTTCTATTCAGCTGAAAAAGCTTTTCCTGTCAAAGGCTTTACAAAGTGCAATGCGCCAATCTTTGAAATTAACAATCCTGAGATCATGCCGGTTGCAGGTGTGGGATCAATCAATAGCGATGTGATGCTGTCCTACAGCCGTAAGGACTGGGGTAAATATAATTCCTGGTATACGGCTTATGACCGAAAAACCGGCGAAGAACTTTGGAAATATCCAAATACCTTTGTTGGGGTTCAAGGTTCTCATAAGGGGCCAGCATTTCCACAGACTGGTTTGATTCGTGGTTCTTATGGGCCGCTAAGCAGCGTTAAACTTCCAGAGCCCATTGATAATGCCTGGGTCTTTACCACTAATGTTGGTGAATGGCATGTACTCACCGAAGAAGGATTTTATCTGACTCACCTCTTTAATGGCGATTACTTGAATTGGAAATGGCCTGAAAAACCTGAGTATGGAGCGAGTATGAATGGTGCCCCATCAGGTGGAGGTGGAGAAGACTTTGGTGGCTATGTACAAGTTACCGAGGATGGCAAAGTGTATGCACAAAGTGGTCATACGGCTTTTTGGTCCCTTGAACTGAAAGGGTTTGACAAGACAAAGCGCTTAGCTGTTACAAGCGTTAAGGTGACGACTGAAGACTTCCAAAAGGCGGCGGATCTAACCATGAAAATGGCAAAGGAAAAGGATGAACCCTCCATTTACAAAATCAAGAAGCACACGCCAGATGCTTATTTCGCCAACTTAAATGCCGACTTTAAAGGTCAAGAACAAATTAAATTCAAGAAAACGACTCATACCCACGTGAGAGTTGTGGCATCGTACGATGACAAGAACCTTTATGTGGGCTGGCAAGTCAAAGATAAGACACCATGGATTAACGGTGCAGAAGAAGCGCAATACATGTATGGCCGTGGCGATACCGTGGACTTACAAATTCAAGCGGCTGATTACAAAGGGAAGAAGGCATACCAACGTCTATCTATCGGTAATCTAAAAGGCAAAGATATGGCAGTGCTTTACCGTGAAAAATCTGCAGAGAAAAAGCCTATGTCCTTCAGTTCCGGTGTGATTACCGACTTCCCTGTTGACTATGTTGCTGTTGAACCATCAGTAAAAGTTCAAAGTACGATTCGTGGTGAAAACTATTGGGTACAAGCCTCCATTCCATGGTCAGTTCTGGGAATCAAACCAAAAGCTGGAGACAAGTTAGCAGTTGACTTTGGTGTGACTTATGGTGATGCCAAAGGAACAGATACAGTACTTCGCAACTACTGGAGTAATAAAAGCACAGGACTGGTAAACGATGAAGTATTTGAATTAAAACTGGATCCTAAGAACTGGGGTGAATTAAATGTTCAATAA
- a CDS encoding type II secretion system protein codes for MRKKQVSLIEILVVVAIIGILASLLLPALGKARETSRKAVCKNNLKQLSTATIAYEMDFESLPALGSQSGSWYGAHTADAMLMLYEDYLGGGQQGESSVKEAVKFNPPGFYICPSNPKDSYWSGRYGSYGLFAGSSNDIKMSMADAQRGFSSMANASVNGPWGSSPAMWADMAFTGTTPYGTTADTNHEKGSIPDGSNVSHLDGSVSWYRYYGGNIPTENSLAKSPLNGSVLQPISSFFLKNNGSGNVETSGRPGGWLVTGKNVFDYGNL; via the coding sequence ATGAGAAAAAAGCAAGTTTCACTTATAGAGATTTTAGTGGTCGTCGCCATTATTGGCATTTTAGCATCATTGCTTCTGCCAGCTCTGGGGAAAGCTCGAGAGACATCTCGTAAAGCTGTTTGTAAGAATAATTTAAAGCAATTGAGTACCGCCACCATTGCCTATGAAATGGATTTTGAGTCACTACCAGCTTTGGGAAGCCAGAGTGGTTCTTGGTATGGTGCTCATACAGCAGATGCCATGTTAATGCTCTATGAAGATTACCTTGGTGGAGGTCAGCAAGGTGAGTCTAGTGTTAAAGAGGCAGTGAAATTTAACCCACCGGGTTTTTATATTTGCCCTAGTAATCCCAAGGACAGTTATTGGTCAGGGAGATATGGTTCCTATGGTTTATTTGCGGGTTCATCAAATGATATAAAAATGAGTATGGCAGATGCGCAAAGAGGATTTTCTAGCATGGCAAATGCAAGTGTTAATGGACCATGGGGGTCCAGTCCCGCCATGTGGGCGGATATGGCCTTCACCGGTACAACGCCCTACGGAACAACAGCAGATACCAATCATGAAAAAGGGTCCATCCCAGACGGTTCAAATGTGAGTCATTTAGATGGTTCGGTATCTTGGTATCGCTACTACGGAGGGAATATTCCCACAGAAAATAGTTTAGCTAAAAGTCCTCTTAATGGCTCAGTTTTACAACCCATATCCAGCTTTTTTCTCAAGAATAATGGATCAGGAAATGTTGAAACATCTGGTCGCCCAGGAGGCTGGTTGGTCACCGGAAAAAATGTTTTTGATTACGGAAATTTATAA
- a CDS encoding GntR family transcriptional regulator — MIKNEYNLSKAIAGEIRSWIIEGNLKPQDKLTPRAELEQRFSTTPKTIQKSCDQLVQSGFLKVVPRRGTYIADYLPHKYNFAVLIKSKADSPGWTNYWSVIQTVCGEISKNSRFNFEVRTDVNAETRSESYLKLLDDVESQRLAGVVFAMNPEDFLGTAVLESQQLQRFSLSHNNLNIPSLRFSRGTFSSKALTKLKSSQAKKVAALMPMGFNDEQKDAVILQAKSLGLEMDASMLQSLDIHHLSWTKNLLSLIFKAEEKPDSLIVFDDNFLPEVEEVLEQLELIGKVQVLSHANFPLLQKSKHSCLRLGYDVRDIFQQIINHINKQRLGEEVESKLLVEPKFEEELCAIEHSKNLLKVSQLVAIS, encoded by the coding sequence ATGATTAAGAATGAATACAATTTGAGTAAAGCAATTGCTGGTGAAATTCGTTCATGGATTATTGAGGGGAACTTAAAGCCCCAGGATAAGCTCACACCGAGAGCCGAGTTGGAGCAGCGCTTTTCCACAACTCCTAAGACAATACAGAAATCCTGTGACCAACTTGTGCAGAGCGGCTTTCTTAAAGTTGTGCCGCGCAGAGGAACCTATATTGCTGACTACTTGCCCCACAAATATAACTTTGCAGTTCTCATCAAATCAAAAGCTGATTCACCTGGCTGGACCAATTATTGGTCAGTGATCCAAACGGTCTGTGGCGAAATCAGCAAAAATAGTCGCTTTAATTTTGAAGTTCGAACAGATGTTAATGCAGAGACTCGATCGGAGTCCTACCTCAAGCTTTTAGATGATGTAGAAAGCCAGCGTTTAGCCGGAGTTGTTTTTGCGATGAATCCAGAGGACTTTCTTGGAACAGCTGTCTTGGAGTCACAACAATTGCAAAGGTTTTCTCTCAGTCACAACAATTTAAATATTCCTTCTCTTAGGTTTTCTAGGGGTACATTCTCTAGCAAGGCCTTGACTAAACTCAAGTCTTCACAGGCTAAAAAGGTAGCAGCCCTAATGCCCATGGGATTTAATGATGAACAAAAAGATGCTGTAATTCTTCAGGCCAAGAGCTTGGGGCTAGAGATGGATGCGTCCATGCTTCAATCTTTGGATATTCATCATTTATCATGGACGAAAAATTTGTTATCACTGATCTTCAAAGCCGAAGAAAAACCGGATTCATTAATTGTCTTTGACGATAACTTTTTACCAGAAGTTGAAGAAGTTTTGGAGCAGTTGGAGCTGATTGGCAAGGTGCAAGTTTTGAGCCACGCCAACTTTCCTTTATTGCAGAAAAGTAAGCATTCGTGCTTGCGTCTTGGTTATGATGTACGGGATATATTTCAACAGATCATCAATCACATCAATAAACAAAGGCTCGGAGAAGAGGTGGAAAGCAAGCTTTTGGTTGAGCCCAAATTTGAAGAAGAATTATGCGCCATAGAGCATTCAAAAAATTTATTAAAAGTAAGCCAGCTTGTAGCCATAAGCTAA
- a CDS encoding GntR family transcriptional regulator, producing MSKDLSVYIKRVYNSWLDLLKDKDGSALLTDGDLSKKLDVSRFTVQRAKSLLEENGTLIIKGHKKSFGRAVIRDDYFEISESSEKRSTQIVKEILMDLGSGHYQADQALSETDLAKKYDCHLALIREVLLSIQSYGLVLKKGRSQWRVVPINVESTREVVDLREAIELFALRQMLERDPDDPVREGFEALYDLHEEMLKNQENYGIEQFMELDNKFHHGLTEACSNRFFDRYKLLISFFIYNTLRVREQDEGSFSGLIHHLNVLRYCKENKKSQALKEMQKHIHLSGSVLAEIASLKQA from the coding sequence ATGAGTAAAGATTTAAGTGTTTATATAAAGCGAGTTTATAATTCCTGGCTTGATCTATTAAAAGATAAGGATGGAAGCGCTTTGTTGACCGATGGTGACTTATCGAAAAAACTTGATGTGAGTCGTTTTACTGTACAACGGGCCAAATCTCTTCTAGAGGAAAATGGTACATTGATCATTAAGGGCCACAAAAAATCTTTTGGTCGAGCTGTTATTCGTGATGATTACTTTGAGATATCTGAGAGTTCGGAGAAGAGGTCGACGCAGATTGTGAAAGAGATTCTTATGGACTTGGGCTCAGGCCATTACCAAGCGGACCAAGCTTTAAGCGAAACCGACTTAGCTAAAAAATACGATTGTCATTTAGCTCTCATTCGAGAAGTGCTGTTGTCTATTCAATCTTATGGCTTGGTTCTTAAGAAGGGCCGTAGTCAGTGGCGCGTTGTTCCTATTAATGTTGAGAGTACTAGGGAAGTAGTGGACTTGCGCGAGGCTATTGAGCTCTTTGCTTTGAGACAGATGCTGGAGCGTGATCCCGATGACCCTGTTAGAGAAGGTTTTGAAGCTCTTTATGATTTGCATGAGGAGATGTTGAAGAATCAGGAAAATTATGGAATTGAGCAGTTTATGGAGTTAGATAATAAGTTCCATCATGGTTTGACCGAAGCTTGTTCTAATCGTTTTTTTGATCGTTATAAGTTGTTGATTAGTTTCTTTATCTACAATACTTTACGTGTTCGTGAGCAAGATGAGGGGAGTTTTTCTGGTCTCATTCATCATTTAAACGTACTGCGTTATTGCAAAGAAAATAAAAAGAGCCAAGCCCTAAAAGAAATGCAAAAGCATATTCACCTATCGGGCTCAGTCCTTGCGGAAATCGCAAGCCTTAAACAAGCTTAG
- a CDS encoding FAD-binding oxidoreductase, protein MDTHTEKIQWQETWTEQLKQACPKAQVLTDQAELTVYENDGLGFHRYLPDCVIIVSHADEIASILKVAKNCGFPYTVRGAGTSLSGGPVALEGGLIIHLSRLNKVLEIKPDDMYCVVEPGLVLNRLNTYLKEYGLFYPPDPSSGFASTLGGNVAENAGGIRCFRYGVTANYVLGMEVIQQDGQLVRFGGPSAQGGSAGTFHWNSLMVGSEGTLGIITKIWLKLKPIPEKVWTFLAEYKDLQSCTKVINELVHMPTPPVAIEFIDNAVVQLVENSNMAVGIDKKSWVILTEIDGPAPLVDCRVEQVKQILQSYNAIKVSAEDDDEKRLKLWKARKVAGGLMGQLSPGLMIQDAVIPRAHLQEVLQYIYDLGDELDIPVLNVFHAGDGNLHPNFLFDDRVPEEMKNIKTLSNKLIAKVIELGGTLSGEHGLGNDKSCYLDQIFSAEEIDFQMSLLRALNINDQMNPGKIIPQRSFVGCCAPHKHERKA, encoded by the coding sequence ATGGATACACACACAGAAAAAATTCAATGGCAAGAGACTTGGACTGAGCAGCTCAAGCAAGCCTGCCCCAAAGCCCAAGTTTTGACCGATCAAGCCGAGCTGACCGTTTACGAAAACGATGGCTTAGGATTTCACCGCTACCTTCCCGACTGCGTCATCATTGTTAGTCATGCTGACGAAATTGCTTCCATCTTAAAAGTAGCAAAAAACTGCGGTTTCCCTTACACTGTTAGAGGTGCTGGCACCTCATTATCTGGTGGTCCTGTCGCCCTCGAAGGTGGGCTCATTATTCATCTCTCACGCTTAAATAAAGTTTTAGAGATCAAGCCAGATGATATGTACTGCGTGGTTGAGCCTGGCTTGGTCCTCAACCGACTCAACACATATCTAAAAGAGTATGGACTATTCTACCCACCAGATCCCTCCAGTGGTTTTGCCTCCACTCTTGGAGGCAATGTGGCTGAAAATGCCGGTGGCATTCGTTGCTTCCGCTATGGCGTGACTGCCAACTACGTTTTAGGCATGGAAGTCATCCAGCAAGATGGTCAATTAGTACGCTTCGGAGGTCCTAGTGCCCAAGGCGGCTCAGCGGGAACTTTCCACTGGAATAGCCTCATGGTAGGTTCCGAAGGCACCTTAGGCATCATCACCAAAATTTGGCTTAAACTCAAACCTATCCCAGAGAAAGTATGGACTTTCCTCGCCGAATACAAAGACTTACAATCTTGTACTAAAGTCATTAATGAACTAGTGCATATGCCCACCCCACCGGTGGCTATTGAGTTCATTGACAATGCTGTAGTGCAATTAGTAGAGAACTCAAACATGGCCGTTGGCATCGATAAAAAGTCCTGGGTAATCCTTACCGAAATCGACGGCCCGGCGCCCCTAGTAGATTGTCGTGTTGAGCAAGTTAAGCAAATCCTCCAGAGCTACAACGCAATAAAAGTCAGTGCCGAAGATGATGATGAAAAACGCCTCAAATTGTGGAAGGCTCGCAAAGTTGCTGGTGGCCTCATGGGTCAATTAAGTCCCGGCCTGATGATTCAGGATGCGGTTATTCCTCGCGCTCACTTACAAGAAGTCTTGCAATATATTTATGATTTGGGTGATGAATTAGACATACCTGTACTCAACGTATTCCATGCAGGTGACGGTAACCTTCACCCCAATTTTCTCTTTGACGATCGCGTTCCTGAAGAAATGAAAAATATTAAAACTTTATCCAATAAACTTATCGCCAAAGTTATTGAGCTAGGGGGTACCCTATCTGGCGAACACGGCTTAGGCAACGATAAGAGCTGTTACTTGGATCAAATTTTTTCTGCCGAAGAAATTGATTTTCAAATGAGCTTACTCCGTGCTCTCAATATCAACGACCAAATGAACCCGGGAAAAATCATTCCACAAAGATCCTTTGTCGGTTGTTGCGCTCCCCACAAACACGAAAGGAAAGCCTAA
- a CDS encoding (Fe-S)-binding protein: MSNELRIQNLLTQESDKLLNCIHCGLCLDSCPTYKLTGNENNSPRGRLAMWRAEDEGRTQQAEKINHYTSECLGCLACETACPANVPYGEILMEQRIKQVEQGEKVNTKVKAIAGLAKKPALMKAATLPMRWLRNAGIQVDPLIPPGKTSLFKSSYSYAKEAQKREESKGETIRFFTGCHTENFYPEINFATIDVLAANGVQIEVPKEQQCCGAIHEHSGLKDKEELDKKNQAVFDQNKEKAVLTNAAGCGLSLQHALASPVMDALSYLGKMELKQPKRLQSAKIFIDMPCHLYHGQGVQEIPKNVLEVLGLDVAYAPSCQDCCGAAGTYNIEKAENSEKIIDEKVLFLQKHTGQEVIITTANAICMQQWSASVKRNFPNENFRVQHIMTLLAENYN; encoded by the coding sequence ATGAGCAACGAATTACGCATTCAAAATTTACTGACCCAGGAATCCGACAAGCTTCTGAACTGCATTCACTGTGGTCTCTGCCTAGATTCATGCCCTACTTACAAGCTTACGGGCAATGAAAATAACTCACCACGTGGCCGCTTAGCTATGTGGCGAGCAGAAGATGAAGGTCGAACTCAGCAAGCAGAAAAAATCAATCACTACACAAGTGAATGCCTCGGCTGCCTCGCGTGTGAAACGGCCTGCCCCGCCAATGTCCCCTACGGAGAAATCCTCATGGAACAGCGCATCAAGCAAGTTGAGCAAGGCGAAAAAGTTAACACCAAAGTCAAAGCTATTGCGGGCTTAGCAAAAAAGCCAGCTCTCATGAAAGCCGCTACCCTACCCATGCGCTGGCTGCGCAATGCTGGCATCCAAGTGGACCCACTCATCCCTCCGGGCAAGACAAGTCTATTTAAATCTAGTTATAGTTATGCCAAAGAAGCTCAAAAGCGGGAAGAATCAAAGGGCGAAACCATACGGTTTTTCACTGGTTGTCACACCGAGAACTTCTATCCCGAGATCAACTTTGCCACCATTGACGTACTAGCGGCTAATGGCGTTCAAATTGAAGTCCCCAAAGAGCAACAATGCTGTGGTGCTATTCACGAACACTCTGGCTTAAAAGATAAAGAAGAATTGGACAAAAAGAATCAGGCGGTCTTTGATCAAAACAAAGAAAAAGCTGTTCTCACTAATGCAGCTGGCTGTGGTTTGAGCCTGCAACACGCCCTAGCAAGCCCCGTTATGGACGCCTTGTCCTATTTGGGAAAAATGGAGCTCAAACAACCAAAAAGATTACAAAGTGCAAAAATCTTTATCGACATGCCCTGCCATCTCTACCACGGTCAGGGAGTTCAAGAAATCCCCAAAAATGTACTGGAGGTTTTGGGCTTAGACGTCGCTTATGCCCCCTCCTGTCAGGACTGCTGTGGTGCAGCTGGGACCTACAATATTGAAAAGGCAGAGAACTCTGAAAAAATCATTGACGAAAAAGTCTTGTTCCTCCAAAAACACACAGGACAAGAAGTGATTATCACCACCGCCAATGCCATTTGCATGCAGCAATGGTCAGCCTCTGTAAAACGCAATTTCCCCAATGAAAACTTTCGTGTGCAACACATCATGACTCTTTTAGCAGAAAATTATAACTAA